A genomic stretch from Gorilla gorilla gorilla isolate KB3781 chromosome 20, NHGRI_mGorGor1-v2.1_pri, whole genome shotgun sequence includes:
- the PDCD5 gene encoding programmed cell death protein 5 isoform X2, with protein MAEEELEALRRQRLAELQAKHGDPGDAAQQEAKHREAEMRNSILAQVLDQSARARLSNLALVKPEKTKAVENYLIQMARYGQLSEKVSEQGLIEILKKVSQQTEKTTTVKFNRRKVMDSDEDDDY; from the exons ATGGCGGAAGAGGAGCTTGAGGCGCTGAGGAGACAGAGGCTGGCCGAGCTGCAGGCCAAACACGGG gatccTGGTGATGCGGCCCAACAGGAAGCAAAGCACAG GGAAGCAGAAATGAGAAACAGTATCTTAGCCCAAGTTCTGGATCAGTCGGCCCGGGCCAGGT taagtAACTTAGCACTTGTAAAGCCTGAAAAAACTAAAGCAGTAGAGAATtaccttatacagatggcaagatATGGACAACTAAGTGAGAAG GTATCAGAACAAGGTTTAATAGAAATCCTTAAAAAAGTAAgccaacaaacagaaaagacaacAACAGTGAAA TTCAACAGAAGAAAAGTAATGGACTCTGATGAAGATGACGATTATTGA
- the PDCD5 gene encoding programmed cell death protein 5 isoform X1 codes for MAEEELEALRRQRLAELQAKHGDPGDAAQQEAKHREAEMRNSILAQVLDQSARARLSNLALVKPEKTKAVENYLIQMARYGQLSEKVSLDSLEELYCYLLYQNMASEGQLHLHWITEFLLTLRRNCWRE; via the exons ATGGCGGAAGAGGAGCTTGAGGCGCTGAGGAGACAGAGGCTGGCCGAGCTGCAGGCCAAACACGGG gatccTGGTGATGCGGCCCAACAGGAAGCAAAGCACAG GGAAGCAGAAATGAGAAACAGTATCTTAGCCCAAGTTCTGGATCAGTCGGCCCGGGCCAGGT taagtAACTTAGCACTTGTAAAGCCTGAAAAAACTAAAGCAGTAGAGAATtaccttatacagatggcaagatATGGACAACTAAGTGAGAAGGTAAGCTTAGACAGCCTTGAGGAACTTTACTGTTACCTGCTTTATCAAAAcatggcttcagaaggtcagcTGCATCTTCACTGGATTACAGAATTCTTGCTGACTCTTAGAAGAAATTGTTGGAGAGAATAG